The Cygnus olor isolate bCygOlo1 chromosome 2, bCygOlo1.pri.v2, whole genome shotgun sequence genome contains the following window.
ACAAAGCATAGTTTTATCGTATTTGTAAGCCtgcaaaggagaggagagaatcGATATTTAAAGGCTTGAGCTGCATTGAAATATGAATGTTTGTTATGAAACACATGGTTCTTGCTACAATAATTTACCATTGTTTCCAGTACAAGGATGAGACAGTTATGTCCCTTTAGTACCAGAATGACAAGCTCAAGACTGTGGGTGTTGTGGTGTCTGATAACAACATGAACATTTAATTCAAGTCTGCAACTTAAGAACAAAACTGCAGATCTAGCCTTATCCTTTGCTGTCACTTCTGTGTTACTGAAGCCAACACTGGCTTGCTCTTGCCTCTGGTTACCTTGTCTGGTGAGTATGAAACCTGATGAATTTTACTTATTTGGATAACGGTTGTATGTGGTTAGAATTTCTGTAGCCAAAATTTTGTCAGGCtcttaactgtatttttatattggttttgaaatatatgaaatcACCTAAAAAAAAGACGCTTCAGCATTTTTTGAAACTGTAACGTAATTTACTGCAGGAATAATAGTGTAAAAAATCACTGTCTTTCGTTTCAAAATTGAATATATTTAGATCTTGTTTAGGTCCAGTTATCTATTTTTATGATCGTCAATGTTAGCATATGATGAAGAAAATCTTGGAAGATTTTCATATTCTGTAGAGTTTATTAATACTATAGAGTCATAGGCAGTCAATTTTTATCAGTGTGCAGCAGTACTTGACTTTAACGTAATAGGAATTTATACTTGTAACTCAAAAGGGGAATTActgtttctccagaagaaatCAATCATGGCTGATGACTCTCAGAGAAACTTTCGCTCGGTGTATTATGAAAAAGTGGGATTTCGTGGAGTTGAAGAGAAGAAGTCACTGGAAATTTTGTTGAAAGATGACCGGTTGGGCAAGTCAATTTCACTCTTTCCTCTATTCGTTTGGTGATTTAGCATCAGGTAGGGGAGGGAATAATAGATGGTTTGTAGCAGCTGTGCTTAATACTCACTAAAGTTTTTCATCCTTTACCTTTAATCTCTCTGTTTGTACTAGCAGTCCTTTGAGTTTCAAGGAGTCGAGGATATGAATTGTAAAAACTATTAAGGATCTGTGCTtgcgtgttttttttctcattctctaTGCTTaagtgaaaacaattttatctgAAAGTACATATGCTGTGTACGTAAATACGTATCATGCTGTTAGTTCCATCTAACCTCAAAATgatgattttattattgttgttggtCTTTGAGGAATGCCTATAATGGAATAGAAAGAGAAGAGTTGTCCTTTTAACAGAGTGCTTAATTGCTTTGACATAGCAACATCGCAACAAAATGCCTATAAAAATGGTAGTTTCTTCCTAGTGAAAGCTGGGGCAGCTATAGTTTTATTGTGTATCAAGCCAATGTATGTTATTTTCCAGAATAAATACTGTTACAGTTTATATAGCTTATTCTATTCCCAACTGAGGTGGTGAAAGCATTTGTTGGTAATAAATCATGAAAGTGGAGATTTCTACCTGCTTGTCATACTTAGGTAATTCATAGACTGGGGACTAttgatatattaaaatttaacatttttcttcaattttttatttctctacagATATTGAGAAGCTTTGCACGTTTAGTCAAAGGTTCCCTCTCCCATCCATGTATCGTATACTGGTGTGGAAGGTTCTTTTAGGTATGAAACAACGTCTGTGATTCTCTGTAGAAATGAGCATGTAGAATGTGCTCTCTCTTTCTCAGTGCTAATGACATGGATTATTCTGTACTCTTGTCTACTGCCATATTTAGTCTATTTTTACATCTACTGAGGATGCATAATAGCAGTTATAAAGCTTAATATCACATGCATACTTCCTGAGAACTTTTGCAGAAGTGTACAGAGAAGAGTGTATTTTAGTCTTAACGTTATCCAAGTAAGTCTATTGGAATGGATTTAAAAGGTGGCTTTTAAGTCACTGATACTTGATAAGGTTTTCAGTTCTGttcctaaaataaaacacaactgaGTTGGAGTAAAGTGGTGATTAAACTTGAAAAGGTAGGCAAGCTATGGAAATGTATGTTTAAGAGAAGCTTTGTGTTCTTGGTTTGAAGATTACTTCTGGTTTTGATTCTGGATTTGAATGGTATTTGCCAGTGAAGAAGTTATGAGGCCAGAGAGAAAGTATGGCATCCCCAGAAAcgataataaaaaataaataataaaagaaaaattcaattttctttgaAGGGTATTTGTCAGATGACCAATTGAAAAGTATTAATGACTTTGCAGTAGGTGGTCAAGTGTGTCATTTTTATTGGATACAAGGTGATGCTGCTTGGGGACAGGAGGGGTTGTGGAGGGCCCAGGAGTTCTGACCTGTACCAGGTATCTGGAGAGGTTCCCATAGAGTTACCAAGTGTAAAGAAACACTGCTGGACCAGTTGCGAAGGTAGGTTGTGTGACTGAatctctgaaagagaaatgtgaCCTATTGCACTGTTGGTGGCTGAGCATGCCACTGCTGAAAAGCTTAGGGAGAACTCCCATGCTGAGTGTTGTATTACTACAGCTGTGGTCACACCTGGGATGCTGCTTCGTCAGGGAGACACCTGCAGTATTTGTCTGCAGGTTGGCTTGCAAGCTACTATCTTCTGCCCTCTGCAGCCATCCTGCTTCTCCATTGGCTGTTGGCTCTCTGGAATATGCGATACAGTTCCTATAAACATCTCCTATCTGAGGATTTTGGCATGTGATTCATAGTCAAAAAGATTGATGACTCTTGCTTCAGATTGAATagttggaaaacaaacaaataaacaaaaaatgttttttatccATTTCAGGATGCTTGTTTATTTTAGCTTCTGCCATAATCTTGAAAGttcaaataaatgtattctctttctctttttggtcTCCATGTGCACTACACATGGAGTTTGAAATAATGTGTTAGgaagttttatttgaatttttaacagtcttttaaaatatttgtcttttttttttcttttccccttcaatTTCCTACAACTTAAAAATTGTGCCTTCATAATGATGATTATTTGGATTTGTAAGCCTTTTTTTGGGAGAGGTGGTAAATGAGCAGTGTGTAGAAGGTGCAACATGTAAAGTATAGAAGTTGAAGTTCTTTGTATTGATCACAGAACTAGCAGTAGTCCTACCTGATAAAAATCTCCGCAGTTAGAGCACTAATTTTaggatgaaaagaaatcttgtaaCCCTGGGCCTTAGTGAAGTAGTCAGCATCCTTTAAAGAATTTGTAACAGGAAATATAGCGTAGGTGGTTTGAAAGGTAACTTAGTACAAGATCCTTCAGCCAAAATCGTAATAGCAAAATACAGTCTCTCGGCAAACTTGCAACTCACTGCAGAGCAAGTGGTATATCTTTGACTGTTTTAGATAGGATGATTTGTGAATCCATGTGATTATATAAACTGCAATGATTTTTAGGCTAGCTCCATCTGAGTTAATTGTATGGAAAATTACCTCAATATCTGagtacacagaaaacaagaggaaggttttcaaagcctttttttttttttttttttaggattctgtattttaaaagctttcaaaataatttatctcAAGTACACAAGCTGTAATTTTGTGCACTCTCTGGGTGACCAGAGTACAAGGAATTTTCTTATGCTGCATCACAGTGTTAACACTGATTTGAAGAGCTGGCTTTCTAAATGGCAATACAGAAGCTCTTTCCCGAAATGACTGGAACAACAGCCCAGTCCATTTCTGGTGGGAGGTATTAAATCTCTAAATAATGTTAATACTTTAACAGAAGGGATTCTGTCCTCTCAGCAGAATCATTTCAGACACCTGCCAAGCCTTGGTGCTGTCCCAGGTTACATGGTATGTCAGAGATGTCTCTTAACTTCCTGTTCAAGTATGACTCGTGATGGTGTTGAGGCTAAAATGGTTTTTAGATATCCCTGTGTTAAGATTCTTTTCTGTCAGCTCAAGGTAGTCTTCTCTATTTAAGCAAAGCAGTTGGCAGTGTGTACATACGTAGTTGTTGACTCTATTTTTGCATCACGTGAGAAATGTCCTGCTCTGTCCCAGCTTCTGCAGTGCAGGTGGATTTGCAGTTGGGAAATAAGTTGTTACTGTCTGTTGTGCTTGATACTAAAACTCAGCCATTTCATGGTTTAACACTtgacagcaatatttttattttaaatgagagatGAAAGCAGCAGGTAGCCTGTTTAAGGACTGagttttgaagaatattttgttctcaTGGGTTTCTACACCAGAAAGAGTTCTGTTCCACTGGTGGTATGAAAGAggcatttttttgctttggtgtTTCTAAGATCTTGTTTCTATTGAAGCCAGTGACAGTTCTGTTCTGAACATCAGTGCATAGCAAGGTTGAGCCTTGAGTTAGGGGAATGATAGAATGAAATGTTGAGCATCTCTTCTGGATATCAtaaacaacttctttttttctgcctctctacTTGGAtacgtttgttttttttttttttttcctcctagggAACTAGAAAAATGTACTGTACTGAGAAAGttaaacttgcatttttaatttgaaacttttaatttaaactttgCATAAATTTGGGTGTTAACTCTTAATCTTTAATATGCAACTGTGGGATTGATTTTGCTTCTGAATGTTCTTTTAGAGAGGATTAATCTCTATGGTACAGTGCACTAAGAAGTTTCCAGCGGAGATCTACCAGTAAACTGAATAATGAGATTGGGATGTACAGTATGTTTGCATTAGTTGAttgcatgtatatattttctggTCATCTCAGATGAAGTGTATAATTTCAGAACACAAACAGCTAGCGTATATAAAAATCATTCTGtatccattttgttttcaaaataaaatgaagctacacacacatatgcaaTTAATACTGTATTAAAGCTTACAGATAGGTATAAACAAGTAACAAGTCAGATTCacaattgaaaaataaagctagCTTGGTGAAGAGGGAGAGCATGCcaataaagttattttccatCTGTCCCAGTATTGACATTTCTTACCAGCACATTAATGTAATGTACAAAAGAATTAGCATTCATTTGTTGAAAAATTCATAGAAGAGCTTCAGAAACAATTCTCAACAGTTGATGAGAAACAATAGTACAAGTTTAGATTTTGTCTATGCTTGGTTAAAATATAtagtttgtttttgtaaatctAATGCTAAAGTGCTCTCTTAGCTTCCCTTCTTAGAGGGTTTTCTCCCTGTATTCTTTGAACAAGTTTATAGAAAAATAGCACTGCCAGGTCCTACATTTTTGTAGGCAGATATCTTGGAAAGGGAGTTTAGAGTACTCTGTTTTTTATCTttacagttgcttttttttttttccttctgctttttagGAATTATTCCTCCTCACCATAAATCTCATGCCTCGGTGATGAACTACCGGAAGGAGCAGTACTGGGATGTACACCATGCTCTTCGTGTAATTCGTTTTATCAATGATTCTACCCCACAGGAAGATGTTTTCCTCCGCATACATCAACTGGAATCAGGAAAATTGCCTCGAAACTTGGCGTTTCCTTTGGTGAGCTGTCATTTTGATAGTCTTTTAAGCATTCTGGCTAACTTTATgctatatttttatactttatactatatatttttttaagcatataGCTAACTTATGATATAAGCCAGTAAGAAACTGAGCTGCATGTAGCAAGAGCACGTGTAGATAAATTCATgtaaggggaaagaaaaacagagaagtgcTGTTATAAAATAAGGTATTTTAGTtgaagtgcttttctttttttgttcccttaAATACTTACATAAAGTTGTATgtcttaaaatgtcttttatataCTTCCACTGCTAGGCTTTTAGCCTTTTTTATTCTAGTTTTCACTTTCACAGTTTCTTCATAGCAATGAAGTCAAAATGACTTGGTACTGGATCTTGTAGATTGTTCACTTTCCTACAATGAGGATAATTCAGAGCCAGTACTAGCAGCAATATGTTGCAAATTACatcatatttctaaataatttgttttaagatCTAGATTTTAAAGTACTGTTCTCCTTTTTCGGCTAGTCTGAACTGATCAAGGCTTAGTCAGATAACATACTCTGTGGTTTACAGTGCACTCACATGTGGgtaaaaaagtatattttgatgATAAGTATATCGTATGATGATAAAAACCGTGTGTAGACATTATGTATAAGCCTCTATAAAAGAGGAGGTGATGAAAGGAGCCATGGGACTTGCTGAGGTGGATTTTATCCTATGTCTAATGTTAATTTATCCATGTTCACAGTAGTCCagcttactttatttttcatctaaacaaactaaacaaaacttGACGTAGGAGCTTACACGGTATTTTTATTTGACCAGGAATGGAAGATTTACATACTCCTTTGTCCAGTTGTGGCTTTATTAGCTCACAggcttgctttcctttctgataggctattttgctgttctgcagggTGTATTTTCGACAGATAAAGTGAACATAGGAAGTCCAGCAGTGTTTTGAGTAAAGGGATTGTATGCAGCATCCTCTTCTTGGAGGAGCGAGAGTGTTTTGTGCACTTGCCATTGCCTAGGAATGCAGTCATCCTGCCCTGCAAGTTTCCTGTAGACAAATTTCCTTGACAGAATATTCTAAAAGTTCATCCTTTCTAGAGCAGTATTGCTTTCTGAGCAAGTGTTTTGTCAGTGCGTTCCAGAGTACTAGATAGTTTCAGTACTGTGATGAGATTTAATAGAGATGAGGGTTAGCAGAGCCACTGTTATTCGTCCTGAAAGTTATGCTCGTTTTGCTGCAGAAAACGTTTGTTCCATTTTATGCCAGCCTCTTTTCAGTGAAGACACTGACCCCTTAAACTTATAAAAGGTTACAGCTTATTACAGCTTGATAGTAATGCAGATGTTTTTCAGTGGAGGCAGAGGGAGTATGAAGGTGGTATTTTGAAGAGATATTTGGGTCATTTAGTGGGCTTCCATGATTTGCACATGTTCTGCATCTGAAAGCAGCTTAATTAGGGGGATGTGTGCGTTGCAGCCGTCTATGTAACAGAAGCATATCCAAGCAGTATTTCCCCTGAACCTTGTTTCTGCTCAAGACTATCGATGTGTTTTGCATGAATTCTAATCTGCACCAAAGCTTATGATACTACAGCTTACTGCTACTGATGGTTACGTGAGGACAGACCGTGGATTTGCATCTAACTTGTTACCCCAAGTCCTAATGTAGTCAGTACTGCCTGCTTAAGGAAAACTTTAAGGAACACAGGGCAAGTATGATGCCTCTCCTGATGCATCTTCCCAGTTGAGAGGCTTCCTGAGCTAGTTGTTGACATAAGGTCTGGCTGATTTAGACTTAACTCACCTCTATCCTGTGTGCAGTCATACCAGTAATTGTTTTTTAGTCATGCTGGTACCTTTTGGTAGGAAAGTGTACCCtctggagaaaggaagatagTATGTCCACCACATGCTCTAGTCTTGTATTGTGGGGAATAATCACCtggaaaagatatttctttctaGCTATTGTGTAGCTAACACCCATGGCAAAGGTGTTTGAGGGGTATGTTTGGCaaggaaaaggatgaaaatatcTGCTGCTATGtagtaaaaaaattaatgtgGGGCATAGAAGTAGGAATGTTGCTATGCCATTAGGAGGTAATCTCATTTAAGAATATTTGAGAACTTTGGATcagattttttccaaattcctgTTGTCTGCTTGGTTTTAAAAGCAAGACAAGTCttatttgttctgctttaaTAGGTATCTGGTCACTATAATGCATCTGTTGCCCAGTGCTTTATTTATGAATGTCAGAACAGGTAGTATCTATCTTTGCATACTTTGGTTCCACTTTGGTTTTGCAAAGAGTAGGGAAAAGGAATGTAAGAATAACTTAAATCAGGTATTCTCATACTTCTTTGtagttaggtttttttttttttttggatttgttttccaGGAGCCAGAAGATGAAGTGTTTCTTGCTATTGCTAAAGCAATGGAGGAAATGGTGGAGGATCCTATAGAATGCTATTGGCTTGTCAGTAGCTTTGTTAATCAGCTGAACAGCAAGCACAAAGATGCATTGCAACAACTGGTAagggaatgattttttttttgtgtgaggAGAGCAGTAAGTAAGGGAGAAGGAAGTCATAGAAAGCGTGCATGCTGGGCGTTTTGGAAGTTGCAGTGTATGGAGGTAACCACAATGTCAGAGGCTGCATCCATGGATTATGTTCTGGCAGGAGCAGTGCTTTTTGCATTGTGATTGTACTCTGCTGGAGGAAACTTTGTctaaaatagcaaacaaaaccatttttttaatgttgcattGTAGGTtttgactattttattttttttaagtcagctGAAGCTTACATTGTATTTAGGTGAATTATATTTCATTCAGTTAAGAATTTTCTTTATGTTAAACAATTAAAGATATAACAAACTTCAGGACATCTTGACTTAggtcttttgcttttttggctGCATCCCTGGCATTCACATGCTGTTCACTGGATGACAGTGGGGCAATGCacaattgttttgctttataaatgGAGCAGGGTATTTTGTGTCTTCAGAAAGACAGCATGTTACAAACTAAGTTACAATTAAAAGTGTAACAGGACTTTGTCACTGATCATTCAAATGCTCTCAGAGAACgttaattttgcatttctgtattaCTGCTTTATAAAGTGATTATAAAGCAAATGCATACTTATAAAAATTCCTTTGTTATAGAAAAGTTTTTGTAATTCTTCAAATAGTCGtaaaagataaacattttaGTTAATATCCactgatataaaaatatgagTATCTGCTCTGGCAATCAATGAAAACCTGTTGCAGAAAATTACGTATGTCCTTTGTTGTTCttgaaacacaaaaacacattttaagtcttttctgcttctgccagAGGTGATACCAACTATACCGATTActgtatttcctttaaaaggacAGAGGagcatttttaaagaaggtATGTGCCTCAGTTACATAGGGATGTCTCcctaagtttttattttaatggacaaGTTGCACCAAGACTGTAGATGTTAGAATATGGACAAaggaagtgctttttttttaatttgaaagctgAAGTTATTAGCAGCTTACATAATTATGAGAAAAAGTATAAAGACACTGGAATTTATGAAAATTTGTATTGTGGTACATTAGACTTTAAGCAAAATGAacattattcacatttttaagcCTATTTGTATGCtcttctgttgccttttctAAATACTTAAACAGGAAATCAATGTCCAGCTTTTATTATATTGCACAGGAATTTGCTCtgagaattgtttttcttgttttcactgcATTGTGTATAGGTTTTTATTATGCGTGCTAAGATTATTACCTTTGAGGTGAATGAAACTCAATTTTACTTGTGAAGATAGCTGTAATTAGTGCAGGTTTAATCTCTGCATTGCATTAAGCTCTCAAACACCTCCTTGCATTAGTGAGTAGTGCATATTTTGGAAATCCTGCTAGTGGTCAGCAATTTAAGGAACCTGGG
Protein-coding sequences here:
- the TBC1D7 gene encoding TBC1 domain family member 7 isoform X3; translated protein: MTDIEKLCTFSQRFPLPSMYRILVWKVLLGIIPPHHKSHASVMNYRKEQYWDVHHALRVIRFINDSTPQEDVFLRIHQLESGKLPRNLAFPLEPEDEVFLAIAKAMEEMVEDPIECYWLVSSFVNQLNSKHKDALQQLPKILEQYLHIEDNRLLMHLKACAAMSKLPYDLWFKKCFAGCLPESSLQRVWDKIISGSCKILVFVALEILLTFKMKIIALTAAEKITQFLENIPQDNTDAIVSKAVDLWRTHCGTPAHSV
- the TBC1D7 gene encoding TBC1 domain family member 7 isoform X2, which codes for MTGWASQFHSFLYSFGDLASDIEKLCTFSQRFPLPSMYRILVWKVLLGIIPPHHKSHASVMNYRKEQYWDVHHALRVIRFINDSTPQEDVFLRIHQLESGKLPRNLAFPLEPEDEVFLAIAKAMEEMVEDPIECYWLVSSFVNQLNSKHKDALQQLPKILEQYLHIEDNRLLMHLKACAAMSKLPYDLWFKKCFAGCLPESSLQRVWDKIISGSCKILVFVALEILLTFKMKIIALTAAEKITQFLENIPQDNTDAIVSKAVDLWRTHCGTPAHSV
- the TBC1D7 gene encoding TBC1 domain family member 7 isoform X1 — translated: MADDSQRNFRSVYYEKVGFRGVEEKKSLEILLKDDRLDIEKLCTFSQRFPLPSMYRILVWKVLLGIIPPHHKSHASVMNYRKEQYWDVHHALRVIRFINDSTPQEDVFLRIHQLESGKLPRNLAFPLEPEDEVFLAIAKAMEEMVEDPIECYWLVSSFVNQLNSKHKDALQQLPKILEQYLHIEDNRLLMHLKACAAMSKLPYDLWFKKCFAGCLPESSLQRVWDKIISGSCKILVFVALEILLTFKMKIIALTAAEKITQFLENIPQDNTDAIVSKAVDLWRTHCGTPAHSV
- the TBC1D7 gene encoding TBC1 domain family member 7 isoform X4, whose amino-acid sequence is MYRILVWKVLLGIIPPHHKSHASVMNYRKEQYWDVHHALRVIRFINDSTPQEDVFLRIHQLESGKLPRNLAFPLEPEDEVFLAIAKAMEEMVEDPIECYWLVSSFVNQLNSKHKDALQQLPKILEQYLHIEDNRLLMHLKACAAMSKLPYDLWFKKCFAGCLPESSLQRVWDKIISGSCKILVFVALEILLTFKMKIIALTAAEKITQFLENIPQDNTDAIVSKAVDLWRTHCGTPAHSV